One window of the Candidatus Microbacterium colombiense genome contains the following:
- a CDS encoding thiamine pyrophosphate-binding protein: MTDPTGGDLLADSLINQGVSTIFGIPGVQLDAAADALQSRTDQVDFICARNEQATTYMADGYARSTGEVGVAMVVPGPGVLNALSGVATGYSANSPMLLIAGQIDSKAIGRGLGALHELPDQTGILERLTKWTGTARSADEIPGLVREAFVQLRSGRPRPVAIEVPPDVLAATSRAAAAELVAAAPLVPDEQQIRDAAARLLAAKRPMIVVGGGVLASNASVALQALAEALEAPVLMTENGRGALDARHRLSFDSLALRAFRGDADLVLAVGTRFVSTFGTQVDTNGAPVILINAEEADLGAPRASALSLHADARLALSALAAEVGSPAQESRESEFARVRSWLAEQFDDIAPQREYLSTIRAALPDDGVFVSEFTQVGYAASACYPAYRPRTYIGPGYQGTLGYGFATALGVKAADPSRAVVSVNGDGGFSWTLQELSTAKRYGLGLVTIVFHDGFYGNVRRIQKNRYGARYFASDLTNPDYGVLADAFGIRSAQAFTPQELAGVLADAIPANEPILINVPVGEFPSPWHLIHEGVPRPAPLAPGSHLIQRAGV; encoded by the coding sequence ATGACCGACCCCACCGGTGGCGATCTGCTCGCAGACTCCCTGATCAACCAGGGCGTTTCGACGATCTTCGGCATTCCGGGCGTTCAGCTCGATGCCGCCGCAGACGCCCTCCAGTCCCGCACCGACCAGGTCGACTTCATCTGCGCACGCAATGAGCAGGCGACCACGTACATGGCCGACGGGTACGCGCGCAGCACCGGAGAGGTCGGCGTCGCGATGGTCGTTCCCGGCCCCGGTGTGCTCAACGCGCTCTCCGGCGTCGCGACCGGCTACTCGGCCAACTCGCCGATGCTGCTGATCGCCGGCCAGATCGACTCGAAGGCCATCGGTCGCGGACTCGGTGCCCTGCACGAGCTGCCGGACCAGACCGGCATTCTGGAGCGCCTGACCAAGTGGACGGGCACCGCCCGATCCGCCGACGAGATTCCCGGGCTCGTCCGCGAGGCATTCGTGCAGCTGCGCAGCGGCCGTCCGCGCCCCGTCGCGATCGAGGTGCCGCCGGATGTGCTGGCCGCCACCTCGCGTGCCGCCGCCGCCGAGCTGGTCGCCGCGGCACCCCTGGTGCCGGATGAGCAGCAGATCCGTGATGCGGCCGCACGGCTCCTCGCGGCCAAGCGTCCGATGATCGTGGTCGGCGGCGGAGTACTCGCCTCGAACGCCTCGGTCGCCCTGCAGGCCCTCGCCGAAGCCCTCGAGGCTCCGGTGCTGATGACCGAGAACGGACGCGGAGCGCTCGACGCCCGCCACCGCCTGTCCTTCGACTCCCTGGCGCTGCGCGCGTTCCGTGGGGACGCCGACCTGGTGCTCGCCGTCGGCACGCGCTTCGTGTCGACGTTCGGCACGCAGGTCGACACCAACGGTGCCCCGGTGATCCTGATCAACGCGGAGGAGGCCGACCTCGGCGCCCCCCGCGCATCCGCCCTGTCGCTGCACGCGGACGCCCGACTGGCGCTGTCCGCGCTCGCCGCCGAGGTCGGGTCGCCGGCGCAGGAGTCGCGCGAGAGCGAGTTCGCCCGCGTGCGTTCCTGGCTCGCGGAGCAGTTCGACGACATCGCCCCGCAGCGGGAGTACCTCTCCACGATCCGCGCGGCGCTGCCAGACGACGGCGTGTTCGTGAGCGAATTCACGCAGGTCGGCTACGCGGCCAGCGCCTGCTACCCGGCCTACCGGCCGCGCACCTACATCGGCCCCGGCTATCAGGGCACGCTCGGCTACGGATTCGCGACGGCGCTCGGTGTGAAGGCAGCTGATCCCTCTCGCGCCGTGGTCTCGGTCAACGGCGACGGCGGTTTCTCCTGGACGTTGCAGGAGCTCTCCACGGCCAAGCGCTACGGGCTCGGACTGGTCACGATCGTGTTCCACGACGGCTTCTACGGCAACGTGCGCCGCATCCAGAAGAACCGCTACGGGGCCCGCTACTTCGCCAGCGATCTGACCAACCCGGACTACGGCGTGCTGGCCGACGCGTTCGGCATCCGCTCCGCCCAGGCGTTCACGCCGCAGGAGCTCGCTGGCGTCCTCGCCGACGCGATCCCCGCCAACGAGCCGATCCTGATCAACGTGCCGGTGGGGGAGTTCCCCTCTCCGTGGCATCTGATCCACGAGGGCGTGCCGCGTCCGGCACCGCTCGCTCCTGGATCGCACCTGATCCAGCGGGCAGGGGTCTGA
- a CDS encoding PDR/VanB family oxidoreductase, producing MSQFSAEVSSQPLDLRIRAMRREADDVLSLELDDPSGALLPAWTPGAHIDLRFANGVERQYSLCSDPADLRTWRIAVLAETPSRGGSRYVHQTLRTGDPVTASAPINHFALEDADAYVFLAGGIGITPILPMIAEADRRDIPWRLAYLGTRSDGMAFVSAPHLSAKTARLVSRDREERLDLAGWIGAVPEGTGVYACGPARMLDELEELSSGWPQGALHLERFQAKVFGESQGADTFEVEAKASGLIVTVERGCSILEMLEQAGIGVPSSCLEGVCGTCETTVIDGAPEHRDSILTPEERESNETMMICVSRSLDSTLVLDI from the coding sequence GTGTCTCAGTTCTCGGCCGAGGTCTCCTCGCAGCCCCTCGACCTCCGGATCCGTGCGATGCGTCGGGAGGCCGACGATGTGCTGTCCCTCGAACTCGACGACCCGTCCGGCGCTCTTCTGCCGGCATGGACACCGGGCGCGCACATCGATCTGCGCTTCGCCAACGGCGTCGAGCGCCAGTACTCGCTGTGCTCCGATCCGGCCGACCTCCGCACCTGGCGCATCGCCGTCCTGGCCGAGACTCCGAGCCGCGGAGGCTCCCGCTACGTGCACCAGACCCTGCGCACGGGAGATCCCGTCACGGCATCCGCTCCCATCAACCACTTCGCGCTCGAAGACGCCGACGCGTATGTGTTCCTCGCCGGCGGCATCGGGATCACCCCGATCCTGCCGATGATCGCCGAGGCCGACCGCCGGGATATTCCGTGGCGGCTCGCCTACCTCGGTACCCGCAGTGACGGCATGGCGTTCGTCTCCGCCCCGCACCTCAGCGCGAAGACCGCAAGGCTCGTCAGCCGCGACCGCGAGGAGCGGCTCGACCTGGCCGGCTGGATCGGCGCTGTGCCGGAAGGCACAGGCGTGTACGCCTGCGGTCCGGCCCGCATGCTCGACGAACTGGAAGAACTCAGCAGCGGATGGCCCCAGGGCGCGTTGCATCTCGAGCGCTTCCAGGCGAAGGTGTTCGGCGAATCCCAGGGTGCCGACACCTTCGAGGTCGAAGCCAAGGCCTCCGGGCTCATCGTCACGGTCGAACGCGGCTGCAGCATCCTCGAGATGCTCGAGCAGGCCGGCATCGGCGTGCCGAGCTCGTGCCTCGAGGGCGTGTGCGGCACATGCGAGACGACCGTCATCGACGGCGCCCCCGAACATCGCGACTCGATCCTCACCCCCGAGGAGCGCGAGAGCAACGAGACCATGATGATCTGCGTCTCCCGCTCCCTCGACTCCACGCTCGTCCTCGACATCTGA
- a CDS encoding FCD domain-containing protein — MATTQEEARTFQRVAPAQSVADRVVTEVEAMIKSEGLTPGHRIGTRQELCEQFGVAPATLGEALRVLRARGSVDLRPGPGGGIFVADQSPLIRLAHSVLRLRQTGAPVNDVIKVLDALDEAVMHDAVLHRTEADIAELDTVMAELTEHWHDPIEGLHGNWRLHRRIAEISPNAVLRTFYLNLVDYIEGETAGAAGDEALAVPGFRQDTDERLHIHTALIEAIRSGDIEAGRKAVLDHRTLGR, encoded by the coding sequence GTGGCCACCACCCAGGAGGAAGCGCGAACCTTCCAGCGCGTCGCGCCCGCCCAATCCGTGGCCGACAGGGTCGTGACCGAGGTCGAGGCGATGATCAAGTCCGAGGGACTCACCCCCGGCCACCGCATCGGCACGCGGCAGGAGCTGTGCGAGCAGTTCGGCGTCGCACCGGCCACCCTCGGCGAGGCGCTGCGTGTGCTGCGCGCCCGCGGCTCCGTCGACCTGCGCCCCGGCCCGGGCGGCGGCATCTTCGTCGCCGACCAGTCCCCGCTCATCCGCCTCGCGCACAGCGTGCTGCGGCTGCGCCAGACCGGCGCTCCCGTGAACGATGTGATCAAGGTTCTGGACGCGCTCGACGAGGCCGTCATGCACGACGCCGTGCTGCATCGGACCGAGGCGGACATCGCCGAGCTCGACACGGTGATGGCCGAGCTGACCGAGCACTGGCACGACCCGATCGAGGGCCTGCACGGCAACTGGCGGTTGCACCGCCGGATCGCCGAGATCTCGCCGAACGCCGTGCTGCGCACGTTCTACCTCAACCTCGTCGACTACATCGAGGGTGAGACCGCGGGCGCCGCCGGCGACGAAGCACTCGCCGTGCCCGGGTTCCGCCAGGACACCGACGAGCGCCTGCACATCCACACCGCGCTGATCGAGGCCATCCGCTCCGGCGACATCGAGGCCGGGCGCAAGGCCGTGCTCGACCACCGCACGCTCGGGCGCTGA
- a CDS encoding aromatic ring-hydroxylating dioxygenase subunit alpha, with amino-acid sequence MDTGTAYGLRLGQPLNELAQVGPGTPYGEVLRRYWHPVAKVEDATTRPISLRVLGEELVLFRTRKGKPGLLHPRCIHRGASLFYGGVEDEGIRCCYHGWVFDTEGHCLEQPCEPDLGLHRDRVRQPWYPVEEQYGLLWAYLGPPDKKPVLPRYDTLEELAPGEQLIVNDQGVGGGGPAVLDFNWLQHWENVMDPFHVPILHARFSGNQFTPEMALIPEVSYEYTPLGVRSIQMRDLGDGRQLRRVTEVIFPNLRVVASPKLSSGQTNMIGWVVPMDDTNFRIFTVARDEDSDFLAKLRSTHEGKPWKELTEIEHQRLPGDYEAQKSQGSISLHSEDHLTTTDQGIAMIRRMMAKQHRAVAGGGDPVGVFFDESERLVRIEGGNYFEGEADAPLLAEAVDD; translated from the coding sequence ATGGACACCGGAACCGCTTATGGCCTCCGCCTGGGGCAGCCCCTCAACGAGCTCGCTCAGGTGGGGCCAGGCACCCCCTACGGCGAGGTGCTTCGTCGCTACTGGCATCCGGTGGCGAAGGTAGAGGATGCGACGACGCGTCCGATCTCGCTGCGGGTGCTGGGCGAGGAGCTCGTGCTGTTCCGCACCAGGAAGGGCAAGCCTGGACTGCTGCACCCGCGATGCATCCACCGTGGCGCGTCGCTGTTCTACGGCGGGGTCGAGGACGAGGGCATTCGCTGCTGCTATCACGGCTGGGTGTTCGATACCGAAGGGCACTGCCTCGAGCAGCCCTGCGAGCCCGACCTCGGACTGCACCGCGATCGCGTGCGTCAGCCCTGGTATCCGGTCGAGGAGCAGTACGGACTGCTCTGGGCATACCTGGGCCCGCCCGACAAGAAGCCCGTGCTGCCGCGCTACGACACGCTCGAAGAACTCGCCCCCGGTGAGCAGCTGATCGTGAACGACCAGGGCGTCGGCGGCGGCGGCCCTGCGGTGCTCGACTTCAACTGGCTGCAGCACTGGGAGAACGTGATGGACCCGTTCCACGTGCCGATCCTGCATGCCCGTTTCAGCGGGAACCAGTTCACGCCGGAGATGGCACTGATCCCAGAGGTGAGCTACGAGTACACACCGCTGGGGGTGCGCTCGATCCAGATGCGCGACCTCGGCGACGGCCGTCAGCTCCGGCGCGTGACCGAGGTCATCTTCCCGAACCTGCGCGTGGTCGCCAGTCCCAAGCTCAGCTCGGGGCAGACGAACATGATCGGCTGGGTGGTGCCGATGGATGACACGAACTTCCGTATCTTCACGGTGGCCCGTGACGAGGACTCCGACTTCCTCGCGAAGTTGCGGTCGACGCACGAGGGCAAGCCGTGGAAGGAGCTCACCGAGATCGAGCACCAGCGGCTTCCCGGTGACTACGAGGCCCAGAAGTCCCAGGGGTCCATCTCGCTGCACTCCGAGGATCACCTGACGACGACAGATCAGGGCATCGCGATGATCCGTCGCATGATGGCCAAGCAGCACCGCGCGGTCGCCGGGGGAGGCGACCCCGTGGGCGTCTTCTTCGACGAGTCCGAGCGTCTGGTGCGCATCGAGGGTGGCAACTACTTCGAGGGTGAGGCGGATGCTCCGCTGCTCGCCGAAGCAGTCGACGACTGA
- a CDS encoding ABC transporter permease, translating into MTSQIVTRPKTVVVAIPRGGRHGGGRWVPFLLRRIGRMFIAMLVIVTAAFVVLRAAGGDPVRAALGPTAPASVVAERRAQLGLDDPLIVQFWNYLTGIVLHGDLGVSLITGRSVNELVEFRLPATVQLAGIAFIVILIIAIPLGLAIAILTAGNRRRPVELAFTSITGFFAAVPEYLIGVALLMLFAITIPLLPVAGISGPQSYILPVLALALGASASLSRIARVEALNVLSDDYIRTARSKRLPAAMIYFRHALPNMLTATLTLGGALLATMIAGSVLVERVFNWPGMGSAFVQAIITKDYGIVQGLAIVYAAIILIVNLLVDVVLALLDRRTTILETA; encoded by the coding sequence ATGACGTCGCAGATCGTGACGCGGCCGAAGACCGTCGTGGTGGCCATCCCTCGGGGTGGCCGCCACGGCGGCGGACGCTGGGTCCCCTTCCTCCTCCGCCGCATCGGTCGGATGTTCATCGCGATGCTCGTGATCGTGACAGCCGCGTTCGTGGTGCTGCGCGCCGCGGGCGGAGACCCGGTCCGTGCGGCTCTCGGGCCGACCGCTCCGGCATCCGTCGTGGCGGAACGCCGGGCACAGCTCGGGCTCGATGATCCGCTCATCGTGCAGTTCTGGAACTATCTGACCGGCATCGTGCTGCACGGCGATCTCGGCGTCTCCCTCATCACCGGACGATCGGTGAACGAGCTGGTGGAGTTCCGGCTCCCCGCCACCGTCCAGCTCGCCGGCATCGCGTTCATCGTGATCCTCATCATCGCGATCCCGCTGGGTCTCGCTATCGCGATCCTGACGGCGGGAAACCGGCGTCGCCCCGTCGAGCTCGCCTTCACGTCGATCACGGGCTTCTTCGCTGCTGTCCCGGAGTACCTGATCGGCGTCGCGTTGCTGATGCTCTTCGCCATCACGATCCCGCTGCTCCCGGTGGCGGGGATCAGCGGACCGCAGTCCTACATCCTCCCCGTGCTCGCCCTCGCACTCGGCGCCTCCGCATCCCTCTCGCGCATCGCCAGGGTCGAAGCGCTCAACGTCCTCAGCGACGACTACATCCGCACCGCCCGTTCCAAGCGGCTCCCCGCCGCCATGATCTACTTCCGCCACGCCCTGCCGAACATGCTCACCGCCACTCTGACCCTCGGCGGTGCCCTGCTCGCGACGATGATCGCCGGCAGTGTGCTGGTCGAGCGGGTCTTCAACTGGCCGGGCATGGGCAGCGCGTTCGTGCAGGCGATCATCACGAAGGACTACGGCATCGTGCAGGGCCTGGCAATCGTCTATGCGGCGATCATCCTCATCGTGAACCTGCTGGTGGACGTGGTGCTCGCCCTCCTCGACCGTCGTACGACCATTCTGGAGACCGCATGA
- a CDS encoding amidohydrolase, translating to MTGDPAIAGDVAIIGGRVLTGLGDDFARATVLVQDGRISAVGPGVRIPDSTPVVDASGAWVLPGLIDAHSHIGAHEEANGPAGFDGSEVSMPNTAGVRAIDAVNIEDIAFRDALAGGVTAVVVKPGSGNPIGGQSVAIKTGGGPAVDDRVICAEVSVKSALGENPKETYGKRSQLPSTRLGVAFVIRQALVDAQDYVARRAKAQDDGAPFARDLGKEALAKALSGELSWDQHVHRHDDIATALRLAEEFGLRLVLNHGTEAHKLADRLAARDVPVIFGPVLSSRSKVEVREADPAHLATIAAAGVRIALTTDHPVVPIGHLALQAAVAVRAGLPRDAAIAAMTASAAEIVRIHDRVGALEAGRDGDVVIWSGDPLEVASIVRRVFIDGREVYAATGV from the coding sequence ATGACGGGGGACCCCGCGATCGCCGGCGACGTCGCGATCATCGGCGGACGGGTCCTCACCGGCCTCGGCGATGACTTCGCCCGTGCCACCGTGCTCGTGCAGGACGGGCGCATCAGCGCCGTCGGGCCCGGCGTGCGCATCCCTGACAGCACGCCTGTCGTCGACGCGTCCGGAGCCTGGGTGCTCCCCGGTCTGATCGACGCGCACAGTCACATCGGTGCACACGAGGAGGCGAACGGGCCGGCGGGATTCGACGGCAGCGAGGTGTCGATGCCGAACACCGCGGGTGTGCGTGCGATCGACGCCGTCAACATCGAGGACATCGCCTTCCGTGACGCGCTCGCCGGAGGAGTGACGGCGGTGGTCGTCAAGCCGGGGTCGGGCAACCCGATCGGCGGGCAGAGCGTTGCGATCAAGACGGGGGGAGGACCCGCCGTCGACGACCGCGTGATCTGCGCCGAAGTCAGCGTGAAGTCCGCGCTCGGCGAGAACCCCAAGGAGACGTACGGCAAGCGTTCACAGCTGCCCTCCACCCGGCTGGGAGTCGCCTTCGTGATCCGTCAGGCGCTGGTGGACGCGCAGGACTACGTCGCCCGTCGCGCCAAGGCCCAAGACGACGGCGCTCCTTTCGCCCGTGATCTCGGCAAAGAAGCGCTGGCGAAAGCGTTGTCTGGCGAACTCAGCTGGGATCAGCACGTGCACCGACATGACGACATCGCCACAGCGCTCCGGCTCGCCGAGGAGTTCGGTCTGCGTCTGGTGCTCAACCATGGCACGGAGGCGCACAAGCTCGCCGATCGCCTCGCAGCGCGGGATGTGCCGGTGATCTTCGGACCGGTACTGTCGAGTCGCTCGAAGGTCGAGGTGCGCGAGGCCGATCCGGCCCACCTGGCGACGATCGCGGCGGCGGGCGTGCGCATCGCGTTGACCACGGATCACCCGGTCGTCCCGATCGGGCATCTCGCCCTGCAGGCTGCCGTCGCGGTGCGGGCCGGGCTGCCACGCGATGCGGCGATCGCGGCGATGACCGCGTCTGCGGCCGAGATCGTGCGGATCCACGACCGCGTCGGCGCGCTGGAGGCCGGCCGTGACGGCGATGTCGTGATCTGGTCCGGGGATCCGTTGGAGGTGGCGTCGATCGTGCGCCGGGTGTTCATCGACGGGCGAGAGGTCTACGCCGCCACAGGGGTCTGA
- a CDS encoding ABC transporter substrate-binding protein, which yields MRRSIVAAAAVGVTALALSGCAGTAEPGGGEAQTIKIAVQSDPGTLNPITNATNASESVSTFGYESLLFYPTGEEPQGLLAESWESTTTSVEFTLKDGVLCVDGTPLTATDVKSTFEYAAADETGSPYKGVYFPAQGLTIEADDDAGTVTFTSEAAQSFLAETIGALPIVCASGLDDPAVLDTEFHGTGAYALESSSPGQSYTFTLRDDYTWGVDDTTSKTAGLPGTVEISIIESDSTAANLLQTGEANIAQVGGSERDRLKSTEFAQELEVPLRPGLIFFNQAEGRVGHDLAVRQALAQAVDRESVGPVASAGRGEQITTLVSEFGAACTAMDSSSAIPSYDVDAAAAALDDAGWVEGADGIRAKDGKPLSILMLYPASESQGVTAAIELLQTEFKKIGVDAVPTPSASYTDVIFSGGDWDIVWAPIFTSLPSDWAGILGGEFPPNGGNWTYNANQEYFDLVGEAQALAGADSCDAWQAAQDSLFSNLEVLPVYSSTSTFYGAGAEFGMSKSILAPTTIRVTE from the coding sequence ATGAGACGCAGCATTGTCGCCGCGGCCGCCGTCGGCGTGACGGCCCTTGCCCTGTCCGGCTGCGCCGGAACGGCGGAGCCCGGGGGAGGAGAAGCGCAGACGATCAAGATCGCCGTGCAGTCGGACCCCGGAACACTCAACCCCATCACGAACGCGACCAACGCCAGCGAGTCGGTATCCACCTTCGGATACGAGTCGCTCCTGTTCTACCCCACCGGTGAGGAGCCCCAGGGCCTGCTCGCCGAGTCGTGGGAGTCCACCACGACGAGCGTCGAGTTCACCCTCAAGGACGGCGTGCTCTGCGTCGACGGCACGCCGCTCACCGCGACCGACGTGAAGTCCACGTTCGAGTACGCGGCAGCGGATGAGACGGGCTCCCCGTACAAGGGCGTGTACTTCCCCGCGCAGGGACTCACGATCGAGGCCGACGACGATGCCGGCACCGTGACGTTCACGAGCGAGGCGGCGCAGAGCTTCCTCGCCGAGACGATCGGCGCGCTGCCGATCGTGTGCGCCTCCGGACTCGATGACCCGGCGGTGCTCGACACCGAGTTCCACGGCACCGGCGCCTATGCGCTGGAGTCCTCCTCGCCCGGACAGAGCTACACGTTCACGCTGCGCGACGACTACACCTGGGGTGTCGACGACACGACGAGCAAGACCGCCGGCCTGCCGGGCACGGTCGAGATCTCGATCATCGAGAGCGATTCCACGGCGGCCAACCTTCTGCAGACCGGCGAGGCCAACATCGCGCAGGTCGGTGGCAGCGAACGCGACCGCCTGAAGTCCACCGAGTTCGCACAGGAGCTCGAGGTGCCGCTGCGCCCCGGTCTGATCTTCTTCAACCAGGCGGAAGGCCGCGTCGGACATGACCTGGCCGTGCGTCAGGCCCTCGCTCAGGCCGTCGACCGCGAGTCGGTCGGCCCCGTCGCCTCGGCGGGACGCGGCGAGCAGATCACGACGCTGGTGTCGGAGTTCGGGGCAGCGTGCACCGCCATGGACAGCTCCTCGGCGATCCCGTCGTACGACGTCGATGCGGCAGCCGCCGCGCTCGACGACGCCGGCTGGGTGGAGGGTGCCGACGGCATCCGCGCCAAGGACGGCAAGCCGCTGAGCATCCTCATGCTCTACCCGGCCTCCGAGAGCCAGGGCGTCACCGCCGCCATCGAACTCCTGCAGACGGAGTTCAAGAAGATCGGTGTGGATGCTGTTCCCACCCCGTCCGCGTCGTACACCGACGTCATCTTCTCCGGTGGCGACTGGGACATCGTGTGGGCGCCGATCTTCACGAGCCTGCCGAGCGACTGGGCCGGCATCCTGGGCGGGGAGTTCCCGCCGAACGGCGGCAACTGGACCTACAACGCCAACCAGGAATACTTCGACCTGGTCGGCGAGGCGCAGGCACTGGCCGGAGCAGACTCGTGCGATGCCTGGCAGGCGGCGCAGGACTCCCTGTTCAGCAACCTCGAGGTGCTGCCGGTGTACTCGTCGACGTCGACGTTCTACGGTGCCGGTGCGGAGTTCGGGATGTCCAAGAGCATCCTCGCTCCCACCACGATCCGCGTGACAGAGTGA
- a CDS encoding aldehyde dehydrogenase family protein codes for MIIGHDIAGIREDAVGRSTIDVVNPADGSVIASVVAGSPADVDRAVAAAADAFGTWSTTPMAQRIVHVEALAEGLARHRERLAATLSAEMGSPIAFARSAQVGVAIADLARLVDAARAHVERESVSNSLVVSEPVGVVAAITPWNFPLHQIMLKVGAAVLAGCTVVLKPSEVAPLNAAIVGDILREIELPAGVVNIVHGDGAGVGSPLVAHPGVDMVTFTGSRGVGESVARAAAAMIKKVALELGGKSAAIVLDDAPLEESVRSVLASCFANAGQTCAAQTRVLVPSDMLDAWQDAAIAVAAGWAPGDPGDEATATGPVASALQQERVLAHIATAISQGARVLTGGLDIVEPTAGGAYVQPTIFTDVTPEMQIFHEEVFGPVLTITPYATVDEAVDLANDSVYGLSGGVWSSDPRRALDVALRMRTGTVGINGAGLDVGAPFGGYKQSGIGRECGVHGFEEFLELKSVMGAVALLDDPS; via the coding sequence ATGATCATCGGTCACGACATCGCGGGCATCAGGGAGGACGCCGTGGGGCGCTCCACGATCGATGTCGTCAACCCGGCCGACGGCAGCGTGATCGCCTCCGTCGTCGCAGGCAGCCCCGCGGATGTGGATCGCGCGGTGGCTGCGGCCGCGGACGCGTTCGGCACCTGGTCGACCACGCCGATGGCGCAGCGGATCGTTCACGTCGAGGCGCTCGCCGAGGGGTTGGCGCGCCACCGGGAACGACTCGCTGCGACATTGAGCGCGGAGATGGGGTCGCCGATCGCGTTCGCGCGTTCCGCTCAGGTGGGGGTCGCGATCGCCGACCTCGCTCGCCTTGTCGATGCCGCCCGCGCGCACGTCGAGCGGGAATCGGTGTCGAACTCGCTGGTCGTCTCCGAACCTGTCGGCGTGGTCGCCGCGATCACCCCGTGGAACTTCCCGCTGCACCAGATCATGCTCAAGGTCGGCGCGGCGGTCCTCGCCGGGTGCACCGTGGTGCTCAAGCCCAGTGAGGTCGCACCGCTGAACGCGGCGATCGTGGGCGACATCCTGCGGGAGATCGAGCTGCCGGCAGGCGTGGTCAACATCGTGCACGGGGACGGCGCCGGCGTCGGGTCCCCGCTGGTCGCCCATCCCGGCGTCGACATGGTGACCTTCACCGGATCGCGCGGGGTCGGCGAGAGCGTCGCCAGAGCAGCAGCGGCCATGATCAAGAAGGTTGCTCTCGAGCTCGGCGGGAAGTCCGCGGCCATCGTGCTCGACGATGCTCCGCTGGAGGAATCGGTGCGTTCGGTGCTCGCCTCCTGCTTCGCCAACGCAGGCCAGACCTGTGCGGCCCAGACCAGGGTGCTTGTCCCATCGGACATGCTCGACGCGTGGCAGGATGCCGCGATCGCTGTCGCGGCGGGTTGGGCGCCCGGCGATCCGGGTGACGAGGCGACGGCCACGGGCCCTGTGGCCTCGGCCCTCCAGCAGGAGCGGGTGCTCGCGCACATCGCCACCGCGATCTCACAGGGGGCGCGTGTGCTGACCGGCGGTCTCGATATCGTCGAACCGACGGCAGGCGGGGCCTATGTGCAGCCCACGATCTTCACGGATGTGACGCCGGAGATGCAGATCTTCCACGAGGAGGTCTTCGGGCCGGTGCTCACGATCACTCCCTACGCCACGGTCGATGAGGCTGTCGACCTGGCGAATGACAGCGTGTACGGACTGTCGGGAGGCGTATGGTCGAGCGACCCTCGACGTGCCCTCGACGTGGCTCTGCGCATGCGCACGGGCACCGTCGGCATCAACGGCGCAGGTCTCGATGTGGGTGCTCCCTTCGGGGGGTACAAGCAGTCGGGCATCGGCCGGGAATGCGGCGTGCACGGGTTCGAGGAGTTCCTCGAGCTCAAGTCGGTGATGGGCGCCGTTGCCCTTCTCGACGACCCTTCGTGA